From Ruminococcus sp. HUN007, a single genomic window includes:
- a CDS encoding SDR family oxidoreductase — MKILFIGGTGTISMAITKLLAAQGHELYLLNRGNRNTDLPANVRTIVADISNEEDVVKKLDGMTFDSVGEFIGFVPEQLERDYRIFKDRTKQFIYISSASAYQKPPKGYVITENTPLENPYWEYSRNKKACEEYLMERYRKDGFPVTIVRPSHTYDERSVPLGVHGKGGSWQVVKRIKEGKPVIIHGDGTSLWAITHNSDFAKAYAGLIGNEKAIGEAFHITTEDSVSWNAIYSSIAEKLGVELKPYYIASETLATLGSEYDFTGSLIGDKSCSVVFDNSKVKALVPDFRCEVSAREGIRSTVDYILAHPEYQTEDEEFDRWCDRVIQSVEKLKKEFQETV; from the coding sequence ATGAAAATTCTATTTATCGGCGGTACAGGCACGATCAGTATGGCGATTACTAAGCTCCTGGCAGCGCAGGGCCACGAGCTATATCTGCTGAACCGTGGAAACAGGAATACCGATCTTCCGGCAAACGTCAGAACGATAGTTGCTGATATAAGCAACGAAGAAGATGTTGTAAAAAAGCTTGATGGCATGACCTTTGACTCAGTGGGTGAGTTTATAGGATTTGTGCCTGAACAGCTTGAACGTGATTACAGGATCTTTAAAGACAGGACAAAGCAGTTTATCTACATAAGCTCTGCTTCCGCTTATCAGAAACCTCCTAAGGGGTATGTGATAACAGAAAATACGCCGTTAGAGAACCCGTACTGGGAATATTCAAGAAATAAAAAGGCGTGCGAGGAGTATCTTATGGAAAGATACCGGAAAGACGGCTTTCCTGTCACTATCGTTCGTCCAAGTCATACGTATGATGAGCGAAGCGTGCCGCTGGGTGTCCACGGCAAAGGCGGAAGCTGGCAGGTGGTAAAGAGAATCAAAGAAGGCAAACCTGTTATCATACACGGTGACGGAACATCTCTGTGGGCCATAACTCATAACAGCGACTTTGCAAAGGCTTATGCAGGACTTATCGGTAATGAAAAAGCTATAGGCGAGGCTTTTCACATTACGACGGAAGACAGTGTCAGCTGGAATGCAATCTACAGCAGCATTGCCGAAAAACTTGGGGTGGAACTGAAACCGTATTATATTGCATCAGAGACTCTGGCGACTCTCGGCAGCGAATACGACTTTACGGGAAGCCTTATCGGTGATAAGTCCTGTTCAGTGGTGTTTGACAATTCAAAGGTAAAGGCACTGGTACCTGATTTCAGGTGTGAGGTCAGTGCGAGAGAAGGAATCCGTTCGACAGTTGATTACATTCTTGCTCATCCTGAGTATCAGACTGAAGATGAAGAGTTTGACAGGTGGTGTGACCGTGTAATACAGTCTGTCGAAAAACTTAAGAAAGAATTTCAGGAAACAGTTTAA